In one Paracoccus everestensis genomic region, the following are encoded:
- the recJ gene encoding single-stranded-DNA-specific exonuclease RecJ: MTFLGIEQSLTNRRWVGPDGTADRLAEGLAQRTGLPLAVARVLAERGVEADGAEGFLTPRLRELLPDPLSLRDMGIAAERLVAAAVNGERIAVFADYDVDGGASAALLLDWLRGQGRDATLYIPDRIDEGYGPNAPAMAALAENHDLIVCVDCGTLSHDALAAAAGTDIIVLDHHLGGETLPPALAVVNPNRADEDGSLGHLCAAGVVFLTLVQAGRVLRVLGRPEPDLMAMLDLVALATVADVAPLVGVNRAFVRQGLAVMARRQRPGLVALSDVARLDGPPGAFHLGFLLGPRINAGGRVGRADLGALCLSCRDPREAGRLAAELDMLNRDRRAIEAAVRDEALAQVEARSDARLSWAAGQGWHPGVVGIVAARVKEASDLPSVVIGVDGGIGKGSARSVPGVDLGRAIHRLADEGLLIKGGGHTMAAGLTVAEDLIPAAMARLADLIAPDLAQRTGARDLRISGLMECAGATPQIYRQLEDAGPYGQAAPAPRFAFADQLIDSASTMGDNHLRLSFRSAGGPVLEAVAWGAMTGPLGPALLVARGRRFHLAGRLDLSTWNGRERLRLRLEDAAPV, translated from the coding sequence GTGACGTTTCTGGGAATCGAGCAATCGCTGACAAATCGGCGGTGGGTCGGCCCGGACGGCACGGCGGACCGCCTGGCGGAAGGGCTGGCCCAACGCACCGGCCTGCCCTTGGCCGTCGCGCGCGTCCTGGCCGAACGAGGGGTCGAGGCGGATGGCGCCGAAGGCTTCCTGACGCCGCGCTTGCGCGAATTGCTGCCCGACCCGCTGTCCCTGCGCGACATGGGGATTGCGGCGGAACGGTTGGTGGCGGCGGCCGTCAATGGCGAACGCATTGCCGTCTTTGCCGATTACGACGTGGACGGCGGCGCCTCGGCCGCGCTACTGCTGGACTGGCTGCGCGGTCAGGGCCGGGATGCCACATTGTATATCCCCGACCGCATCGACGAAGGTTATGGCCCGAACGCCCCTGCCATGGCGGCCCTGGCCGAGAACCACGACCTGATCGTCTGCGTCGATTGCGGCACCCTGAGCCATGACGCCTTGGCGGCTGCGGCAGGCACCGACATCATCGTGCTGGACCACCACCTGGGCGGCGAGACGCTGCCCCCTGCCCTGGCCGTTGTGAACCCCAACCGCGCGGACGAGGATGGATCGCTGGGCCACCTCTGCGCCGCAGGCGTGGTGTTCCTGACGCTGGTGCAGGCGGGTCGCGTGCTGCGCGTCCTGGGACGGCCCGAGCCTGACCTGATGGCGATGCTGGATCTGGTGGCACTTGCGACCGTGGCCGATGTGGCCCCGCTGGTTGGCGTCAACCGCGCCTTTGTGCGGCAGGGCCTGGCCGTCATGGCCCGCAGGCAGCGCCCCGGCCTGGTGGCGCTGTCGGATGTAGCGCGCCTTGACGGCCCCCCGGGCGCCTTCCACCTGGGCTTCCTGCTGGGCCCGCGCATCAATGCGGGCGGCCGCGTGGGCCGGGCCGATCTGGGCGCGCTGTGCCTGTCCTGCCGCGACCCGAGAGAGGCCGGCCGGCTGGCGGCGGAACTGGATATGCTGAACCGCGACCGCCGCGCCATCGAGGCCGCCGTGCGTGACGAGGCCTTGGCCCAGGTCGAGGCGCGGTCCGATGCGCGGCTGTCCTGGGCCGCAGGACAAGGCTGGCATCCGGGCGTCGTCGGCATCGTGGCCGCGCGGGTGAAAGAGGCAAGCGACCTTCCCTCGGTCGTGATCGGGGTTGATGGCGGAATCGGCAAGGGCAGCGCCCGGTCGGTCCCCGGTGTTGACCTGGGGCGCGCGATCCACAGGCTTGCGGATGAAGGATTGCTGATCAAGGGGGGCGGGCACACCATGGCCGCAGGCCTGACGGTGGCCGAAGACCTGATTCCCGCCGCCATGGCGCGCTTGGCCGACCTGATCGCCCCCGATCTGGCCCAGCGGACGGGCGCGCGTGACCTGCGCATTTCGGGCCTGATGGAATGCGCAGGCGCCACGCCGCAAATCTATCGCCAGTTGGAGGATGCCGGACCTTATGGCCAGGCCGCCCCTGCGCCGCGCTTTGCCTTTGCAGACCAGTTGATCGACAGCGCCAGCACCATGGGCGACAACCACCTGCGCCTGTCCTTCCGCAGCGCCGGTGGCCCGGTCCTCGAGGCCGTGGCTTGGGGCGCGATGACCGGCCCGCTTGGTCCCGCGCTGCTGGTCGCACGCGGGCGGCGCTTTCATCTGGCGGGCAGGCTGGACCTGTCCACCTGGAACGGGCGCGAACGCCTGCGCCTGCGGCTGGAGGATGCGGCGCCGGTCTGA
- a CDS encoding metal-dependent hydrolase: MKLTWLGHSGFRLEIEDAVILIDPWISGNPVFPENARPEAIKGATHILLTHGHGDHSGDTLAIAKELKIPVAGIYDLIDSWSTHHDINGIGFNKGGTVDLGGASVTMVNASHSSSLNGADGPIYAGHESGYMIAGDGHVIYVSGDTDIMADMAWMGEYHQPDIGILCAGGHFTMDMKRAAWAARKYFDFKTVVPCHYKTFPLLEQSAQALIDGLPGVRVIEPEIMKAITL, from the coding sequence ATGAAACTGACCTGGCTTGGACATTCGGGCTTTCGCCTGGAAATCGAGGATGCTGTAATCCTGATCGACCCTTGGATTTCCGGCAATCCGGTCTTTCCTGAAAACGCCCGGCCCGAGGCCATCAAGGGCGCGACCCATATCCTGCTGACCCATGGCCATGGCGATCATTCCGGCGACACGCTGGCCATCGCCAAGGAACTCAAGATCCCCGTCGCGGGCATCTATGACCTGATCGACAGCTGGTCCACCCATCACGACATAAACGGCATCGGCTTCAACAAGGGCGGCACGGTGGATCTTGGCGGGGCGTCGGTGACGATGGTGAACGCCAGCCACTCCAGTTCGCTGAACGGGGCGGACGGGCCGATCTATGCGGGCCATGAATCGGGCTACATGATCGCCGGGGACGGCCATGTGATCTATGTTTCGGGCGACACTGACATCATGGCCGACATGGCCTGGATGGGCGAATACCACCAACCCGATATCGGCATCCTGTGCGCGGGCGGGCATTTCACCATGGACATGAAGCGCGCGGCCTGGGCGGCCCGGAAATATTTCGACTTTAAGACCGTGGTTCCCTGCCATTACAAGACCTTCCCCCTGCTGGAACAATCGGCGCAGGCGCTGATCGACGGGCTGCCCGGCGTGCGGGTCATCGAACCGGAAATCATGAAAGCGATCACGCTGTGA
- a CDS encoding aminopeptidase P family protein yields the protein MRFQSFDDPAGSADHPARLAQLRARLAGDGLDGFIVPRADVHQGEYVADADARLAWLTGFTGSAGFAIVTADRAGVFIDGRYRVQVKAQVDLAHFTPVPWPETRPSDWLRDALPAGGRLGFDPWLHTRQEIETLEKALADSGIGLIAVGHNPLDAIWTDRPALPVGRARVHDDAVAGETSADKRARLAAMLRDEGQAAALLTLPDSISWLLNIRGSDVPKNPIVQSFAVLSDNGHLALFADPAKFDDALRAHLGNQVAILHSEGLAPALLDLEGPVRVDPASAPEAAFRLLESANTQIARASDPAILPKARKNAAELDGMRAAHRRDGVAMVRLLAWLDAQDPAALTEIDVVEKLESLRREAGITDISFDTICGSGPNGAIVHYRVTRSTNRRLARGDVLLIDSGGQYPDGTTDITRTVPLGDPLPEAVAPYTAVLRGMIAISRARFPKGVAGGHLDALARQHLWAQGLDYDHGTGHGVGAALCVHEGPVRISRVSTLALEAGMILSNEPGYYREGAFGIRIENLVAITQAEAEPGRAMLGFETLTLCPIDRRMIDIAALPREEILWLDAYHAQVQNSLSPHLDEATRAWLDQATQPLGSSS from the coding sequence GTGAGGTTTCAAAGCTTCGACGACCCCGCAGGCAGCGCCGATCACCCGGCGCGGCTGGCGCAATTGCGCGCGCGGCTTGCAGGGGACGGGCTGGACGGCTTCATTGTCCCGCGCGCGGATGTCCATCAGGGCGAATATGTGGCCGATGCCGATGCGCGGCTGGCCTGGCTGACGGGATTTACCGGCAGCGCGGGCTTTGCCATCGTCACAGCCGATCGGGCGGGCGTCTTCATCGACGGCCGTTATCGCGTGCAGGTCAAGGCGCAGGTGGACCTCGCCCACTTCACGCCCGTGCCCTGGCCTGAAACCCGGCCTTCGGATTGGCTGCGGGATGCCTTGCCGGCGGGCGGGCGGCTGGGCTTCGATCCCTGGCTGCACACCCGCCAGGAAATCGAGACGCTGGAAAAAGCCCTGGCCGACAGCGGCATCGGGTTGATCGCGGTGGGCCACAACCCCCTGGACGCGATCTGGACAGACCGCCCCGCCTTGCCGGTGGGCCGGGCACGAGTCCATGACGATGCGGTGGCGGGCGAAACATCCGCCGACAAGCGTGCCCGCCTGGCCGCCATGCTGCGCGACGAAGGACAGGCAGCGGCCCTGCTGACCCTGCCGGATTCGATCTCTTGGCTGCTCAACATCCGGGGCAGCGACGTTCCCAAGAACCCGATCGTGCAATCCTTCGCGGTGCTGTCCGACAATGGCCACCTGGCGCTGTTCGCGGATCCGGCCAAGTTCGACGATGCCTTGCGCGCCCATCTGGGCAACCAGGTCGCGATCCTGCACTCCGAAGGACTGGCCCCCGCGCTGCTGGATCTGGAAGGCCCGGTCCGCGTCGATCCCGCTTCTGCCCCCGAGGCTGCCTTCCGCCTGCTGGAAAGCGCCAACACCCAGATCGCCCGCGCCTCCGATCCCGCGATCCTGCCCAAGGCCCGCAAGAACGCCGCCGAACTGGACGGAATGCGCGCAGCCCACCGCCGCGACGGCGTGGCGATGGTGCGGCTTCTGGCCTGGCTGGATGCCCAGGATCCGGCGGCCCTGACCGAGATCGACGTGGTCGAGAAACTGGAATCCCTGCGCCGCGAGGCCGGGATCACCGACATCAGCTTCGATACCATCTGCGGGTCGGGTCCGAATGGCGCCATTGTCCATTACCGCGTCACCCGTTCCACCAACCGGCGCCTGGCGCGGGGCGATGTGCTGCTGATCGATTCCGGCGGGCAATATCCCGACGGGACAACCGACATCACCCGCACCGTGCCGCTGGGCGATCCCCTGCCCGAGGCCGTGGCCCCCTACACCGCGGTCCTGCGGGGGATGATCGCCATCAGCCGGGCGCGCTTTCCCAAGGGCGTCGCCGGGGGGCATCTGGATGCCCTTGCACGCCAGCATCTGTGGGCGCAGGGCCTGGATTACGACCACGGCACCGGTCATGGCGTGGGCGCGGCGCTGTGCGTCCACGAAGGCCCCGTGCGCATCAGCCGCGTCAGCACCCTGGCCCTGGAGGCCGGGATGATCCTGTCCAATGAACCCGGCTATTATCGCGAAGGCGCCTTTGGCATCCGCATCGAAAACCTGGTTGCGATAACCCAGGCCGAAGCCGAGCCGGGTCGCGCCATGCTGGGATTCGAGACGCTGACCCTCTGCCCCATCGACCGCCGCATGATCGACATCGCGGCCTTGCCGCGCGAAGAAATCCTGTGGCTGGACGCTTATCACGCGCAGGTGCAAAATTCGCTGTCCCCGCACCTGGACGAGGCGACACGGGCTTGGCTGGACCAGGCCACGCAGCCGCTTGGGTCTTCTTCATGA
- a CDS encoding SDR family NAD(P)-dependent oxidoreductase, translating into MTETPKIALVTGASRGLGAALAEDLAARGYHVLAVARTVGALEELDDRIRRAGGSATLAPMDVAEAPAMQQLAQAAMSRWGGLDVWAHCAIHAAPLAPAAHVDGKDWAKSVLVNMDVTRGLIALLEPLLRARGGTALFFDDARAGRKFFGAYGATKAGQIALVRSWQAEAATVGPRVVIAAPAPMPTAVRARFFPGEDRASLTPCKDEAARILNAL; encoded by the coding sequence ATGACAGAGACACCCAAAATCGCGCTGGTGACCGGCGCATCGCGCGGCCTTGGCGCCGCCCTGGCCGAGGATCTGGCCGCGCGCGGCTATCACGTCCTGGCGGTGGCCCGGACGGTCGGGGCATTAGAGGAACTGGACGACCGCATCCGCCGCGCAGGCGGCAGCGCGACCCTGGCGCCGATGGACGTGGCCGAGGCCCCTGCCATGCAGCAACTGGCCCAGGCAGCGATGTCCCGCTGGGGCGGGCTGGACGTGTGGGCGCATTGCGCGATCCATGCCGCACCCCTGGCGCCGGCGGCCCATGTGGATGGCAAGGACTGGGCCAAGTCCGTGCTGGTCAACATGGACGTGACACGTGGGCTGATCGCGCTGCTGGAACCGCTGCTACGCGCAAGGGGCGGCACGGCGCTGTTTTTTGACGACGCGCGCGCGGGGCGGAAATTCTTTGGCGCCTATGGCGCCACCAAGGCGGGGCAGATCGCCCTGGTTCGCAGCTGGCAGGCCGAGGCCGCCACCGTGGGCCCCCGCGTGGTCATTGCCGCACCTGCGCCGATGCCGACCGCCGTCCGTGCGCGGTTCTTTCCGGGCGAGGATCGCGCCAGCCTTACGCCCTGCAAGGACGAGGCGGCCCGGATATTGAACGCCTTGTAG
- the gltA gene encoding citrate synthase yields the protein MADATTATLKINDSEYELPILRPTQGPNVLDIRKLYGQADVFTYDPGFTSTASCDSTITFIDGDKGELWYRGYPIEQLADQSHYLEVCYLLLYGNLPTAEQMDDFERRVTRHTMVHEQMHNFFRGFRRDAHPMATMVGVIGAMSAFYHDSTDINDPWQREVAAIRLIAKMPTIAAMAYKYSIGQPFVYPQNELDYASNFMHMCFSVPAEKYNVDPALARAMDRIFTLHADHEQNASTSTVRLAGSSGANPFACIAAGIACLWGPAHGGANQACLEMLREIGTVDRIPEFIARAKDKSDPFKLMGFGHRVYKNFDPRAKVMKESADEVLDLLGIHDNPTLQVAKELEKIALEDEYFIEKKLYPNVDFYSGIILEAMGFPTSMFTPIFALSRTVGWIAQWKEMIGDPQAKIGRPRQLYVGEDKRDYLDVAAR from the coding sequence ATGGCCGACGCGACAACCGCCACACTCAAGATCAACGACTCCGAATACGAGCTTCCGATCCTTCGTCCCACCCAGGGACCGAACGTGCTGGATATCCGAAAGCTTTACGGGCAGGCGGACGTGTTCACCTATGACCCTGGCTTCACCTCGACCGCAAGCTGCGATTCGACCATCACCTTCATCGACGGCGACAAGGGCGAATTGTGGTATCGCGGCTATCCCATCGAGCAGCTTGCCGACCAGTCCCATTACTTGGAAGTCTGCTATCTGCTGCTCTATGGCAACCTGCCCACCGCCGAGCAGATGGACGATTTCGAGCGTCGCGTGACCCGCCACACAATGGTGCATGAACAGATGCACAACTTCTTCCGGGGCTTCCGCCGCGACGCCCACCCGATGGCGACCATGGTGGGCGTGATCGGCGCGATGTCCGCCTTTTATCACGATTCGACCGACATCAACGACCCATGGCAGCGCGAGGTTGCGGCGATCCGCCTGATCGCCAAGATGCCGACGATCGCGGCGATGGCCTACAAATATTCGATCGGCCAGCCTTTCGTCTATCCGCAGAACGAACTGGATTACGCCAGCAATTTCATGCATATGTGCTTCTCCGTCCCGGCCGAGAAATACAACGTCGATCCGGCCCTGGCCCGTGCCATGGACCGCATCTTCACGCTGCACGCCGATCACGAACAGAACGCCTCGACCTCGACCGTGCGGCTGGCGGGATCGTCGGGCGCCAACCCCTTTGCCTGCATCGCGGCGGGCATCGCCTGCCTGTGGGGTCCGGCCCATGGCGGCGCGAACCAGGCCTGCCTGGAGATGCTGCGAGAGATCGGGACCGTGGACCGCATTCCCGAATTCATCGCGCGGGCCAAGGACAAGTCCGACCCGTTCAAGCTGATGGGTTTCGGCCACCGCGTTTACAAGAACTTCGATCCCCGCGCCAAGGTGATGAAGGAATCGGCGGACGAGGTTCTGGATCTGCTGGGCATCCACGACAATCCGACGCTGCAGGTCGCGAAGGAGCTGGAGAAGATCGCGCTTGAGGATGAGTACTTTATCGAGAAGAAGCTTTATCCCAACGTCGATTTCTATTCCGGCATCATCCTGGAAGCGATGGGCTTCCCCACCTCGATGTTCACGCCGATCTTCGCGCTGTCGCGCACGGTGGGCTGGATCGCGCAGTGGAAGGAAATGATCGGCGACCCGCAGGCCAAGATCGGCCGTCCGCGCCAGTTGTATGTGGGCGAGGACAAGCGCGACTATCTGGACGTCGCCGCGCGCTGA
- the gltX gene encoding glutamate--tRNA ligase, producing MSDTPIVTRFAPSPTGYLHIGGARTALFNWLYARGRGGKFLLRIEDTDRARSTPEATEAILKGLTWLGLDWDGEPISQFERRDRHAEVARQMLANGTAYKCFSTPEEIAEWREAHPRQPFQSPWRDATDLPDAPYAIRLRAPRDGETVIDDAVQGTVRVANDQLDDMIILRSDGTPTYMLAVVVDDRDMAVTHVIRGDDHLTNTFRQVQIFDAMGWPRPVFAHIPLIHGEDGKKLSKRHGAVGLHEFAALGYPPAAMRNYLARLGWSHGDDELFDDAQAREWFDLSGINRAPARLDFKKLEHVSGHHIGAMPEDDLMAVLDQFLTDTGAAPLTGQQCGRITAALPALKEKARTLPQLLDQARFALIERPVEPDEKASKSLDSVSRGMLSALTAAVQHASWTRDELEQAAKQVAEENGVGLGKLAAPLRAALAGRTATPSVFDMMTALGREESLARLQDQTDLAG from the coding sequence ATGTCCGACACGCCAATCGTCACCCGCTTTGCCCCTTCGCCAACGGGATACCTGCATATCGGCGGCGCACGCACGGCGTTGTTCAACTGGCTTTATGCGCGCGGCCGGGGCGGCAAGTTCCTTTTGCGGATCGAGGATACCGACCGCGCCCGCTCCACGCCCGAGGCCACCGAGGCGATCCTGAAGGGGCTGACCTGGCTGGGCCTTGATTGGGATGGCGAGCCGATCAGCCAGTTCGAACGCCGCGACCGCCATGCGGAGGTGGCGCGGCAGATGCTGGCCAACGGCACCGCCTACAAGTGCTTTTCCACCCCCGAGGAGATCGCGGAATGGCGCGAGGCCCATCCGCGCCAGCCGTTCCAAAGCCCTTGGCGCGACGCGACCGATCTGCCTGATGCGCCCTATGCGATCCGCCTGCGCGCCCCGCGCGATGGGGAAACGGTGATCGACGATGCCGTGCAGGGCACGGTCCGCGTGGCCAACGACCAGCTGGACGACATGATCATCCTGCGGTCGGACGGGACGCCCACCTATATGCTGGCGGTGGTGGTGGATGATCGCGACATGGCCGTGACCCATGTGATCCGGGGCGACGACCACCTGACCAACACTTTCCGCCAGGTGCAGATCTTCGACGCGATGGGCTGGCCGCGCCCTGTCTTTGCCCATATCCCCCTGATCCATGGCGAGGATGGCAAGAAGCTGTCCAAGCGTCACGGTGCGGTGGGGCTGCACGAATTCGCGGCACTGGGTTATCCCCCGGCGGCGATGCGCAACTATCTCGCCCGTCTGGGCTGGAGCCATGGCGACGACGAACTGTTCGACGACGCCCAGGCTCGGGAGTGGTTCGACCTGTCGGGGATCAACCGTGCGCCGGCCCGGCTGGATTTCAAGAAGCTGGAACATGTCAGCGGCCATCATATCGGCGCCATGCCGGAGGACGATCTGATGGCGGTGCTGGACCAGTTCCTGACGGACACGGGTGCCGCGCCCTTGACCGGCCAACAGTGCGGCCGGATCACGGCAGCACTGCCAGCCCTGAAGGAAAAGGCCAGAACCCTGCCGCAATTGCTGGACCAGGCCCGCTTCGCGCTGATCGAGCGGCCGGTGGAACCGGACGAAAAAGCGTCAAAGTCTCTTGATTCGGTATCCCGTGGTATGCTGTCCGCGTTGACTGCCGCAGTGCAGCATGCTAGCTGGACCCGAGACGAGCTGGAGCAGGCGGCCAAGCAGGTTGCCGAGGAAAACGGCGTGGGCTTGGGCAAACTTGCGGCGCCGTTGCGCGCCGCCCTGGCCGGACGGACCGCGACCCCCAGTGTGTTCGACATGATGACGGCGCTAGGCCGCGAGGAATCGCTGGCCCGGTTGCAAGACCAGACGGATTTGGCAGGCTGA
- a CDS encoding ComEC/Rec2 family competence protein, with protein sequence MAASGDMAALPGFSGARAASRHMDVRPARMAATVRTGLFAWVPVCLALGIALWFALPAAPGRRIWVGLGLLSALALAVSRLALPWAERGRIGWTLADALRIGSTALLLVIAGFGLIGLRSATVAAPVMEWRYYGPIEGRLVEIDRSARDRVRLTLDRVVLRDTAPARTPGKVRLSLMEQSDPLPPLGQRVMLTGHLGPPPAPASPGSFDFRWLAWFEGLGAVGYTRTPIMTVESAEGGIWAMHRARMAVSQAIQKGIGGQEGAVASALMTGDRSGIAEATNEVMRASSLYHIISISGLHMSMLAGFVYTALRMALVLGQGLGAPLPQAVHKIAALGALLASAAYLWLSGGGVATERAFVMVAVMLLAIVADRRAISLRTIALAATIILIYSPEAVTHPGFQMSFAATVALILTAGPWSKISPHIPFWLRPVAMLLVSSLVASVATSPLAAAHFNRMAQYGLLANLLVVPVMGALVMPAGVIGALLAPVGLAGPALWVMGLGTRWMLWVAEYVASLGGAVTALPLPPAPVIPLMCFGATMAVLCWRGGSALRRFSLTGGGFLAGVAMLAAAGGIWLTASRPLLLIAPEGEAVGLMTAQGRAASKPSGGAFIVDTWLQEDGDMASQEELAARPAWQGDKRDRMAALPGGWQIWHFTGKGAADRAPAACQPRRIVVLSEKLPARAEWPCVMLDLGRLRATGAVTVEMDEGGPVLRGVNEMLRSPG encoded by the coding sequence ATGGCCGCTTCGGGCGACATGGCGGCGCTGCCGGGGTTTTCCGGTGCGCGCGCGGCATCGCGGCACATGGATGTGCGGCCCGCCCGAATGGCGGCCACCGTCCGCACCGGGCTGTTCGCCTGGGTGCCGGTGTGCCTTGCCCTGGGGATCGCGCTCTGGTTCGCGCTTCCTGCCGCGCCTGGGCGCAGGATATGGGTCGGGCTTGGCCTGCTGTCAGCCTTGGCGCTTGCGGTATCGCGGCTGGCCCTGCCATGGGCCGAACGGGGGCGCATCGGCTGGACCTTGGCGGATGCCCTGCGGATCGGATCCACCGCGCTTTTGCTGGTCATCGCGGGCTTCGGCCTGATCGGGCTGCGGTCGGCCACTGTCGCAGCCCCGGTCATGGAATGGCGATATTATGGCCCCATCGAAGGGCGGCTGGTGGAAATCGACCGATCCGCCCGCGACCGGGTCCGGCTGACGCTGGACCGGGTGGTGCTGCGCGATACCGCGCCCGCACGCACGCCCGGCAAGGTCCGGCTGTCGCTGATGGAGCAGTCCGATCCGCTGCCGCCACTGGGCCAGCGGGTGATGCTGACAGGCCATCTTGGCCCGCCCCCAGCCCCGGCATCGCCGGGCAGCTTCGATTTCCGTTGGCTTGCCTGGTTCGAGGGGTTGGGTGCCGTCGGTTACACCCGCACGCCGATCATGACCGTCGAATCGGCCGAGGGCGGCATCTGGGCCATGCACCGCGCCCGGATGGCTGTCAGCCAGGCGATCCAGAAGGGCATCGGCGGACAGGAAGGCGCGGTGGCATCGGCCCTGATGACCGGCGACCGATCGGGGATCGCCGAGGCCACGAACGAGGTCATGCGGGCGTCGAGCCTGTATCACATCATCTCGATTTCCGGCCTGCATATGTCGATGCTGGCGGGCTTCGTTTATACCGCGCTGCGCATGGCCCTGGTGCTGGGACAAGGCCTTGGCGCGCCCCTGCCGCAAGCAGTCCACAAGATCGCGGCCCTTGGCGCGCTGCTGGCATCGGCTGCCTATCTGTGGCTTTCGGGCGGAGGCGTTGCGACCGAACGGGCCTTTGTCATGGTCGCGGTGATGCTGTTGGCGATCGTCGCCGACCGGCGCGCGATATCGCTGCGCACCATCGCCCTGGCGGCCACCATCATCCTGATCTATTCGCCCGAGGCCGTGACCCATCCCGGCTTCCAGATGAGCTTTGCGGCAACCGTGGCGCTGATCCTGACCGCCGGTCCCTGGTCGAAGATCTCTCCCCATATCCCCTTTTGGCTGCGGCCAGTGGCAATGCTGCTGGTCTCGTCGCTGGTGGCCTCGGTCGCGACCTCGCCCCTGGCGGCGGCGCATTTCAACCGGATGGCGCAGTATGGCCTGCTGGCGAACCTGCTGGTCGTGCCGGTCATGGGCGCCCTGGTGATGCCTGCGGGCGTGATCGGCGCCCTTCTGGCGCCCGTGGGCCTGGCGGGACCGGCGCTGTGGGTGATGGGGCTGGGGACCAGGTGGATGCTGTGGGTGGCGGAATATGTCGCAAGCTTAGGGGGAGCGGTGACAGCCCTGCCCCTGCCGCCCGCGCCGGTGATCCCGTTGATGTGCTTTGGCGCGACAATGGCGGTGTTGTGCTGGCGGGGCGGATCGGCCTTGCGACGGTTCAGCCTGACGGGCGGGGGTTTTTTGGCGGGGGTTGCGATGCTGGCCGCCGCCGGAGGGATTTGGCTGACCGCCAGCCGCCCGCTGTTGCTGATCGCCCCGGAAGGCGAGGCAGTGGGCCTGATGACCGCGCAGGGCCGGGCGGCGTCGAAACCGTCGGGCGGGGCCTTTATCGTCGATACCTGGCTGCAAGAGGATGGTGACATGGCCAGCCAGGAAGAATTGGCCGCCCGGCCTGCGTGGCAGGGCGACAAGCGCGACCGTATGGCCGCGCTGCCGGGGGGCTGGCAGATCTGGCACTTTACCGGAAAGGGCGCGGCCGACCGCGCGCCAGCCGCGTGTCAGCCGCGCAGGATTGTGGTTCTGTCGGAAAAGCTGCCAGCGCGCGCCGAGTGGCCCTGCGTGATGCTGGACCTGGGGCGCCTGCGGGCCACAGGCGCCGTGACGGTCGAGATGGACGAGGGCGGTCCCGTCCTGCGCGGCGTCAACGAGATGCTGCGCAGCCCGGGATGA
- a CDS encoding amino acid aminotransferase: MLSNLKPQAADSILKLIEEFKADTRQGKIDLGVGVYKDPQGVTPVMRAVKAAEQRIWETQTTKAYTGLSGEADYRNAMAQMVLKDVPGDRLASLATVGGTGAIRQALELARLANPGVTVYVSNPTWPNHLSIMKFMGLPFVEYRYFDAESRGVDFDGLKADIAQAGKGDIVLLHGCCHNPTGANLSMDQWNEVAAILEQSGAIPLIDLAYQGFGDGLEEDAAATRMIAARLPEVLIAASCSKNFGIYRERTGILFALAGNAAARDLAQGSMAFLNRQNYSFPPDHGARIVSTILTDDALRADWAAELEEVRGTMLGLRSQLASELRDLSGSGRFDFIEQHRGMFSRLGATPEQVAKLKSEAAIYMVGDSRLNIAGLNQHTVPVLARAIIDAGI, encoded by the coding sequence ATGCTGTCGAACCTGAAACCCCAAGCCGCCGATTCGATCCTGAAGCTGATCGAGGAGTTCAAGGCCGATACCCGGCAGGGCAAAATCGACCTGGGCGTCGGCGTTTACAAGGATCCGCAGGGGGTGACGCCGGTCATGCGGGCGGTCAAGGCGGCGGAACAGCGGATCTGGGAAACCCAAACGACCAAGGCCTATACCGGCCTTTCGGGCGAGGCTGACTATCGCAACGCCATGGCGCAGATGGTGCTGAAGGACGTGCCGGGGGACCGGCTGGCATCCTTGGCGACGGTCGGCGGCACTGGTGCGATCCGGCAGGCGCTGGAACTGGCGCGCCTGGCCAATCCGGGGGTGACGGTCTATGTGTCGAACCCGACCTGGCCCAACCACCTGTCGATCATGAAGTTCATGGGCCTGCCTTTTGTTGAATACCGGTATTTCGATGCGGAAAGTCGGGGCGTCGATTTCGACGGGCTAAAGGCCGACATCGCCCAGGCTGGCAAGGGCGACATCGTGCTGCTGCACGGCTGCTGCCACAATCCGACCGGCGCCAACCTGTCGATGGACCAGTGGAACGAAGTCGCGGCGATCCTGGAGCAATCTGGCGCGATCCCGCTGATCGACCTGGCCTATCAGGGTTTCGGCGACGGGCTGGAGGAAGACGCGGCCGCCACCCGCATGATCGCGGCACGCCTGCCCGAAGTGCTGATCGCCGCGTCCTGTTCCAAGAACTTCGGCATATATCGCGAACGCACCGGCATCCTGTTCGCCTTGGCTGGCAATGCGGCTGCGCGCGATCTGGCCCAGGGGTCGATGGCCTTCCTGAACCGGCAGAACTATTCCTTCCCGCCCGATCACGGCGCCCGCATCGTCAGCACCATCCTGACCGACGACGCCCTGCGCGCCGACTGGGCCGCCGAGCTTGAGGAAGTGCGGGGCACCATGCTGGGCCTGCGGTCGCAGTTGGCATCGGAACTGCGTGACCTGTCGGGCAGCGGCCGCTTCGATTTCATCGAACAGCATCGCGGGATGTTTTCCCGGCTGGGCGCCACGCCGGAACAGGTGGCCAAGCTGAAATCCGAGGCTGCGATCTATATGGTGGGCGATTCGCGGCTGAACATCGCCGGGCTGAACCAGCACACCGTGCCGGTCCTGGCCCGCGCCATCATCGACGCCGGGATCTGA